Proteins encoded within one genomic window of Halodesulfurarchaeum formicicum:
- the argC gene encoding N-acetyl-gamma-glutamyl-phosphate reductase, which translates to MNTYTAAVVGGSGFAGGELLRLLDGHPNFALVAATSRQFTNRTVGSVHPNLRHLDLRFSEPGTLEPVDVLFTATPHGVSMERIEEFQTVADTVVDLSADFRLSDPADYDTWYDGHVAPEMLSESVYALPELGRERLEGASLIASGGCNATATILGLLPFVEHDLLAPEDRVVADLKVGSSEGGAGGGPASSHPERSGVVRPYAPTGHRHEAEIEEHLGRGVSFTIHAVDMVRGAAATSHLYPEELPEKADIWQAVRDTYDDEPFVRVVTGGGGVYRYPEPKAVAGTNMAEFGFEIDERNGRIVTFSAIDNVMKGAAGQAVHAANVALGFEETAGLGFTGLHPVGSP; encoded by the coding sequence ATGAACACCTACACGGCCGCCGTCGTGGGTGGGAGCGGTTTCGCCGGCGGGGAACTGCTCCGGCTGCTCGATGGGCACCCCAATTTCGCCCTCGTCGCGGCGACCAGCCGGCAGTTCACCAACCGGACCGTCGGCTCGGTCCATCCGAATCTCCGGCACCTCGATCTGCGGTTCTCCGAACCGGGGACCCTGGAGCCAGTCGACGTGCTGTTCACGGCGACCCCGCATGGCGTCTCGATGGAACGCATCGAGGAGTTCCAGACCGTCGCGGACACCGTCGTCGATCTGAGCGCCGACTTCCGTCTCTCGGATCCGGCCGACTACGACACCTGGTACGACGGGCACGTCGCCCCGGAGATGCTCTCAGAGTCGGTCTACGCGCTTCCCGAACTGGGGCGCGAGCGGCTCGAAGGGGCCTCCCTGATCGCCAGTGGCGGCTGTAACGCCACGGCCACGATACTCGGGCTCCTGCCCTTCGTGGAGCACGATCTGCTCGCACCCGAGGACCGGGTCGTCGCCGACCTGAAGGTCGGCTCCTCGGAGGGCGGGGCCGGCGGCGGGCCGGCCTCCTCCCACCCGGAGCGCTCGGGAGTCGTCCGTCCCTATGCACCCACTGGTCACCGCCACGAGGCCGAGATCGAGGAGCACCTCGGCCGGGGTGTCTCGTTCACGATTCACGCCGTCGACATGGTTCGTGGCGCGGCGGCGACGAGCCACCTCTACCCCGAGGAACTGCCCGAAAAGGCCGACATCTGGCAGGCGGTCCGGGACACCTACGACGACGAGCCGTTCGTCCGAGTCGTCACCGGTGGCGGGGGTGTCTACCGCTACCCCGAGCCCAAGGCGGTCGCGGGGACGAACATGGCCGAATTCGGGTTCGAGATCGACGAACGCAACGGTCGCATCGTCACCTTCAGCGCCATCGACAACGTGATGAAGGGAGCGGCGGGCCAGGCGGTTCACGCCGCGAACGTAGCGCTCGGCTTCGAGGAGACTGCCGGCCTGGGATTCACGGGGCTGCACCCCGTTGGGTCGCCATGA
- a CDS encoding acetylglutamate/acetylaminoadipate kinase encodes MTVVVKIGGARAVDPEGALSDIGSLIEAGEPVVVVHGGSTAVDETLERLDIEPDYVETPSGVVGRFTDAETMDVFKMVFGKLNVDLVTQLQAMGVNAIGLSGPDGQVLSGTRKSAVRVLEDGKRKIRRGDHSGTIESVNDDLLELLIEAGYTPVVTVPMYADEGTAVNSDADRAAAAVAGALGATLVELTDVSGVYRDPDDSTTRIETVESPAEFDELEAAAEGFMGRKVMAAEEALQSGATAVIIADANAEEPIHRALDGDGTTIRASALEEP; translated from the coding sequence ATGACCGTCGTCGTCAAGATCGGCGGGGCACGGGCCGTCGATCCCGAAGGGGCCCTGTCGGATATCGGGAGTCTCATCGAGGCGGGCGAACCGGTCGTCGTGGTACACGGTGGCTCGACCGCCGTGGACGAGACCCTCGAACGCCTGGATATCGAGCCGGATTACGTCGAAACCCCAAGCGGGGTCGTCGGCCGGTTCACCGACGCCGAGACCATGGACGTGTTCAAGATGGTCTTCGGAAAACTCAACGTGGATCTGGTCACCCAGTTACAGGCCATGGGTGTGAACGCCATTGGCCTTTCCGGGCCCGACGGACAGGTCCTCTCCGGGACTCGAAAATCCGCCGTGCGGGTCCTCGAGGACGGCAAGCGCAAGATCCGCCGGGGGGATCACTCCGGGACCATCGAATCGGTCAACGACGACCTGCTCGAACTCCTCATCGAGGCGGGCTACACGCCCGTGGTCACCGTTCCGATGTACGCAGATGAAGGGACAGCAGTCAACAGTGACGCCGACCGGGCCGCGGCCGCGGTCGCGGGGGCACTTGGGGCCACGCTGGTCGAATTGACCGACGTCTCGGGTGTGTATCGGGACCCGGACGATTCGACGACCCGGATCGAGACCGTCGAGTCCCCAGCAGAGTTCGACGAGCTGGAGGCCGCAGCCGAGGGATTCATGGGCCGGAAAGTGATGGCTGCCGAGGAGGCGTTGCAGTCCGGGGCCACGGCAGTGATTATCGCCGACGCGAACGCCGAGGAACCGATCCACCGTGCGCTCGACGGTGACGGAACGACTATTCGGGCCAGTGCCCTGGAGGAACCATGA